CCGTGTTCTTATTGTTATAGCTGATTCCTTTTGCACTTACCATCTCTGTATAGATTAAATCTGCTCCTTGCTCCTTGCAGAGCAGACGAAAAGGCAGGTCTGTAACACCTGCCATGGGACCAAGTACCAGATTCCCTTTTATATTAACATTACCTATCTTTAAATTCATGTTATTACCTATTTCCCTCTAGCCTTATTATAAATTATCTTAAGACCTTTTAACGTCAAAGCCGGATCATATATTTGGATTACATCCGTAGATTCAGCTATAATTTTACCAAGTCCTCCGGTAGCAATTACTTTCATATCCGGAATACCGGATTCTTCAATCATTTTCTTAACAATGTATTCCGTTTGTCCGATGCACCCAAATACCAAGCCTGCCTGCATGCTTGTTATTGTTTCCTTTGCCAGAATAGAAGCCGGCTTTTTAATTTCAATCTCCGGAAGCTTGGCGGTTTGATTCCACAAAGCATCTGCACTAATTCGTATACCTGGGCTTGTAACACCCGCCAAAAAAGAACCATCTGCGGATATCAAATCATACGTTGTAGCAGTACCAAAATCTATTACGATTAAAGGGCCACCGTATAAATCATAGGCAGCAACTGCATCCACCACCCTGTCTGCTCCAATTTCTCTTGGGTTTGCAGTAGCTATCTTTATACCTGTTTTTGTACCGGCACCAATTTCAAAAGGTGTCTTTTTTATATATTTCAGGATACCATTCTTAAAAGAATGCATAATTCCAGGAACCACACTCGCTATTATTACTGCTTCTATATCGGATTGCTCCACATTGCGTGTGCGAAGCATATCACTTATCATAATACCATATTCGTCTGAAGTTCTTGGAATCTTTGTTGTCATACGAAAACTGGAGACCAACTCCTCCTTGTCAAAAATTCCAAGTGTTATGTTGGTGTTTCCAACATCTATTACTAAAATCATATTAACTCCTATCTGTGTACTCTAGTTCTGTCAGCACTTACACACGTACAAATAAAGCTATTGAAAAACATTTCACGTCTTTTAATGTTCTCCTATCCTGCCTTTGATTATAAGGTTTGTTATTCCGCCTCTATATCCTGCCCTAACATAAAAACCTTATAATAAAGCTCCAAAGACTCCAGCAGCTCTTCTTTGTTCCTCTGCATTTCCTTTATCTTTAATACACTGCCGATTTCATCAAACAGTAAATCTCCCTCATCACTTGTTACATTCAACAAAAGGCTTCCTTCTTCATTAAATTCCAACTTAAGAACACCACCTACATCTTCTGTAAACAAAACACACATTATTTTTAAATCTTCCTTAACTGCCTCCGGAAGAGCATTAAAGTCCTCATTCAAATAATATTTTTGTTCATATGCACTGCTGGCACACAATACCACTTTATCTAAATACATAAAAATACCCATTGCGTCACACATCTGCTCACAGATGCGCCACT
The nucleotide sequence above comes from Anaerocolumna cellulosilytica. Encoded proteins:
- a CDS encoding type III pantothenate kinase, with translation MILVIDVGNTNITLGIFDKEELVSSFRMTTKIPRTSDEYGIMISDMLRTRNVEQSDIEAVIIASVVPGIMHSFKNGILKYIKKTPFEIGAGTKTGIKIATANPREIGADRVVDAVAAYDLYGGPLIVIDFGTATTYDLISADGSFLAGVTSPGIRISADALWNQTAKLPEIEIKKPASILAKETITSMQAGLVFGCIGQTEYIVKKMIEESGIPDMKVIATGGLGKIIAESTDVIQIYDPALTLKGLKIIYNKARGK
- a CDS encoding DUF6145 family protein, whose protein sequence is MYLDKVVLCASSAYEQKYYLNEDFNALPEAVKEDLKIMCVLFTEDVGGVLKLEFNEEGSLLLNVTSDEGDLLFDEIGSVLKIKEMQRNKEELLESLELYYKVFMLGQDIEAE